A genomic segment from Fodinicola acaciae encodes:
- a CDS encoding NAD(P)(+) transhydrogenase (Re/Si-specific) subunit beta produces MNLLSPPVTALIYLVAAICFIIALKGLSAPGTARRGNLIGAAGAIVATLVAFFSADLKNVPLIVLAIAVGTVIAVPTARKVAMTAMPQLVALFNGVGGAAAALVAGLELTDSAHGTGAVAAIAASAGAFTVLVGTVSFSGSVITYAKLQELMTTRPVTFPGGQYVFGVSLVAAIGLAVGAVVVGATGGSSGLLLGLLALVSLAVGVLFVLPVGGADVPIVISLLNAFTGLTVAASGYVLSNTLLLVAGTLVGASGTILTRLMAAAMGRSLTSILFGAFRPATGGAAGGGADRPVRSGSPEDVAILLGYARKVIIVPGYGLAVAQAQHTIRELADLLEARGTEVLYGIHPVAGRMPGHMNVLLAEANVPYEVLKEMDEVNPEFKTADVALVVGANDVVNPAAKTTPNAPIYGMPIMEVEEAQQVVFLKRSMRPGFAGIENELLYDPKTMLLFGDAKESLSKVVASVKSL; encoded by the coding sequence GTGAACCTGCTCTCTCCGCCGGTCACGGCACTCATCTACCTGGTCGCGGCGATCTGCTTCATCATCGCGCTGAAGGGCCTGTCGGCTCCTGGTACGGCCAGGCGCGGCAACCTGATCGGCGCGGCCGGCGCGATCGTTGCCACGCTGGTCGCCTTCTTCTCCGCCGACCTGAAGAACGTCCCGCTGATCGTGTTGGCGATCGCGGTCGGCACCGTCATCGCCGTACCGACCGCGCGCAAGGTCGCGATGACCGCGATGCCGCAGCTGGTGGCGCTCTTCAATGGTGTCGGTGGCGCCGCGGCCGCGCTGGTCGCCGGCCTCGAGCTCACCGACAGCGCACACGGCACCGGCGCGGTCGCCGCCATCGCGGCCTCGGCCGGCGCGTTCACGGTGCTGGTCGGCACGGTCTCGTTCTCCGGCTCGGTCATCACCTACGCGAAGCTGCAGGAGCTGATGACGACCCGGCCGGTCACCTTCCCCGGCGGACAGTATGTCTTCGGGGTCTCGCTGGTCGCCGCGATCGGGCTCGCCGTCGGCGCGGTGGTCGTCGGCGCGACCGGTGGCTCCAGCGGCCTGTTGCTCGGCCTGCTCGCGCTGGTCTCGCTCGCGGTCGGTGTGCTGTTCGTGCTGCCGGTCGGCGGCGCGGACGTGCCGATCGTCATCTCACTGCTGAACGCCTTCACCGGCCTCACCGTGGCGGCGAGCGGCTATGTGCTGTCCAACACGCTGCTGCTGGTCGCCGGCACCCTGGTCGGCGCGAGCGGCACGATCCTGACCCGGCTGATGGCAGCCGCGATGGGCCGCAGCCTGACCAGCATCCTGTTCGGCGCGTTCCGGCCGGCCACCGGCGGTGCCGCCGGCGGCGGCGCTGACCGGCCGGTACGGTCCGGCAGCCCGGAGGACGTGGCCATTCTGCTCGGCTACGCGCGCAAGGTGATCATCGTGCCGGGCTACGGCCTCGCCGTGGCGCAGGCGCAGCACACTATCCGCGAGCTGGCCGACCTGCTCGAGGCACGCGGCACCGAGGTGCTCTACGGCATCCACCCGGTCGCCGGCCGGATGCCGGGCCACATGAACGTGCTGCTGGCCGAGGCGAACGTGCCGTACGAGGTGCTCAAGGAGATGGACGAGGTCAACCCGGAGTTCAAGACCGCCGACGTGGCGCTGGTGGTCGGCGCGAACGACGTGGTCAATCCGGCTGCCAAGACCACCCCGAACGCGCCGATCTACGGCATGCCGATCATGGAGGTCGAGGAGGCGCAGCAGGTCGTCTTCCTGAAGCGGTCGATGCGGCCGGGCTTCGCCGGCATCGAGAACGAGCTGCTCTATGACCCGAAGACGATGCTGCTCTTCGGCGACGCGAAGGAGTCGCTGAGCAAGGTCGTGGCGTCCGTCAAGTCGCTCTGA
- a CDS encoding NAD(P) transhydrogenase subunit alpha, translated as MDGVTLLTFFVLAVVVGFEVVSKVSTTLHTPLMSGANAIHGVILVGAIVVTGKTTNTITLILGLVAVVLATVNMVGGFVVTDRMLEMFKGRQPAKKREEA; from the coding sequence ATGGACGGCGTCACCCTGCTCACCTTCTTCGTACTGGCCGTCGTGGTCGGTTTCGAAGTGGTCTCCAAGGTCTCCACCACCCTGCACACTCCGCTGATGAGCGGCGCGAACGCGATCCACGGCGTGATCCTGGTCGGCGCGATCGTGGTCACCGGCAAGACGACCAACACCATCACGCTGATCCTCGGCCTGGTCGCGGTCGTCCTCGCGACGGTCAACATGGTCGGCGGTTTCGTGGTCACCGACCGGATGCTCGAGATGTTCAAGGGCCGCCAGCCGGCGAAGAAGCGGGAGGAAGCGTGA
- a CDS encoding Re/Si-specific NAD(P)(+) transhydrogenase subunit alpha: MRLAVRKESRPGERRVALLPSQVEPLVKLGFDVVIESGAGVQALAPDDAYAEAGATVVTGSALSDADVVLHVRPLQPDDIGQLRQGAVTIGFATPSAEPDGVKALRAAGVTAFSMELVPRISRAQSMDALTSQALVAGYRCVLEAAMRLPKFFPLFMTAAGTIPPARALVLGAGVAGLQAIATAKRLGAVVEAYDVRPSSADEVKSMGATFIKLELEAIEGAGGYAREMTEDRAKRQQELLTPYIAKADVLITTAAVPGRPAPRLVTTAMLEQMAAGSVVVDLAAESGGNVEGSVPGKDIRVGGATLVGMADASSTMPVDASRLYGKNVTELLKLLVKEEKLDIDFDDEVVAGACLTHDGAIRHEPTRQQIEGDNG, encoded by the coding sequence ATGAGACTCGCCGTACGAAAAGAGAGCAGGCCAGGCGAACGCCGCGTCGCGCTGCTCCCCTCTCAGGTCGAGCCGCTGGTCAAGCTGGGCTTCGACGTGGTGATCGAGTCGGGGGCCGGGGTCCAGGCGCTCGCTCCTGACGACGCGTACGCCGAAGCCGGCGCGACCGTGGTCACCGGCAGCGCGTTGTCAGACGCCGACGTGGTCCTGCACGTCAGACCGCTCCAGCCGGACGACATCGGCCAGCTGCGCCAAGGCGCCGTGACGATCGGTTTCGCGACACCGTCGGCCGAGCCCGACGGTGTGAAGGCGCTGCGCGCCGCCGGCGTGACCGCATTCTCGATGGAGCTGGTGCCGCGCATCTCGCGAGCGCAGTCGATGGACGCGCTCACCTCGCAGGCGCTGGTGGCCGGTTATCGCTGCGTGCTGGAGGCGGCCATGCGGCTGCCAAAGTTCTTTCCGCTGTTCATGACCGCCGCCGGCACGATCCCACCGGCTCGCGCTCTGGTGCTCGGCGCCGGCGTCGCCGGTCTGCAGGCGATCGCCACCGCCAAGCGGCTCGGCGCGGTGGTCGAGGCGTACGACGTGCGGCCGTCCTCCGCGGACGAGGTCAAGTCGATGGGCGCCACCTTCATCAAGCTGGAGCTGGAGGCGATCGAAGGCGCCGGCGGCTACGCACGCGAGATGACCGAGGACCGCGCCAAGCGGCAGCAGGAGCTGCTCACACCGTACATAGCCAAGGCGGACGTGCTCATCACCACCGCGGCCGTGCCCGGCCGTCCGGCGCCGCGGCTGGTCACCACCGCGATGCTCGAACAGATGGCGGCCGGCTCCGTGGTCGTCGACCTGGCCGCCGAGTCCGGCGGCAACGTCGAGGGATCGGTGCCAGGCAAGGACATCCGGGTCGGCGGCGCGACGCTGGTCGGGATGGCGGACGCCAGCTCCACCATGCCGGTGGACGCCAGCCGGCTGTACGGCAAGAACGTCACCGAGCTGCTCAAGCTCCTGGTCAAGGAGGAGAAGCTGGACATCGACTTCGACGACGAGGTGGTCGCCGGGGCCTGTCTGACCCACGACGGCGCCATCCGGCACGAACCGACCCGGCAGCAGATCGAGGGGGACAACGGCTGA
- a CDS encoding TetR/AcrR family transcriptional regulator — MSTIKSRREEYSEATRAALLESATNLFAEHGYVQTSLDDVARATRMTRGAVYHHFTGKQALFEAVVELQETAMKAAVTAAATSAPDAWHASMAGLDAFLDFCADPVYSRLVMEEGPVALGWNKWKQLEEQHAYGLTEAFIKLLIEAGEVEAVPLPTATQIVFGLLYGACRALVEAPPEDKVRVRAECGRIVRRILDGLHPSVPLRHAVN; from the coding sequence ATGTCAACCATCAAGAGCCGCCGCGAGGAGTATTCGGAAGCGACGCGCGCGGCTCTGCTGGAGTCGGCGACCAACCTGTTCGCCGAGCACGGCTACGTCCAGACCTCGCTGGACGACGTGGCCAGAGCCACCCGGATGACCCGCGGCGCCGTCTATCACCACTTCACCGGCAAGCAGGCCCTCTTCGAGGCGGTCGTCGAGCTGCAGGAGACGGCGATGAAGGCGGCGGTCACCGCGGCCGCCACCAGCGCGCCGGACGCCTGGCACGCGTCGATGGCCGGTCTCGACGCGTTCCTCGACTTCTGCGCCGACCCGGTCTACAGCCGGCTGGTCATGGAGGAAGGCCCGGTCGCGCTCGGCTGGAACAAGTGGAAGCAGCTCGAGGAACAGCACGCGTACGGTCTCACCGAGGCGTTTATCAAGCTGCTGATTGAGGCCGGCGAGGTCGAGGCGGTGCCACTGCCGACCGCGACACAGATCGTCTTTGGCCTGCTCTACGGAGCGTGCCGCGCCCTGGTGGAGGCACCGCCGGAGGACAAGGTGCGAGTGCGCGCCGAGTGCGGTCGGATCGTCCGGCGGATCCTGGATGGCCTGCATCCGAGTGTTCCGTTGCGGCACGCTGTCAACTGA
- a CDS encoding cytochrome P450 yields the protein MTQTELMFNPFEPGFTANPYPQLTAIRERLPVHEHPLGFWLLTRHGDVSDLLKSKHSVEEHRISTGAMAEMYRQLDGDEARRAVGLSMLDRDAPDHTRLRKLVVKAFTMRTIEALAPRVTELVDQALDRLAAAGGGDLVTELAFPLPFTVISEMMGMPDTDHVRLRELTGTLVRSLEPVNDPDVLAAIADADRQITALTVDAIEWKRRNPADDLLTALIAAEDGGDRLSEEELVSQVVLLYVAGHETTVNLIANGTLALLNDPAQFSLLASRPDLDANAVDELLRFDPPVQMSRRVTLEPYEVGGHVIPTGSAVIVSLAAANRDPAVFGDNADNVDVERANARHHVSFGGGIHHCLGAALARLEGRIAIGRLVRRFPDLRLAGEVSWNGRINLRGPATLPVATS from the coding sequence ATGACGCAGACCGAGCTCATGTTCAACCCGTTCGAACCAGGCTTCACCGCCAATCCGTATCCGCAGCTCACCGCCATCCGCGAGCGGCTGCCGGTGCACGAGCATCCGCTCGGCTTCTGGTTGCTGACCCGGCACGGCGACGTGTCCGACCTGCTCAAGTCCAAACACTCCGTCGAGGAGCACCGGATCAGCACCGGTGCGATGGCGGAGATGTATCGCCAGCTCGACGGCGACGAGGCGCGCCGTGCGGTCGGACTGTCGATGCTTGACCGCGACGCGCCGGACCACACGCGGCTGCGCAAGCTGGTGGTCAAGGCCTTCACCATGCGGACGATCGAGGCCCTCGCGCCTCGGGTCACCGAGTTGGTCGACCAGGCCCTCGACCGCCTCGCCGCCGCCGGCGGCGGTGACCTGGTCACCGAGCTGGCCTTTCCGCTGCCGTTCACGGTGATCTCCGAGATGATGGGGATGCCCGACACCGACCACGTACGACTGCGCGAGCTGACCGGCACGCTGGTCCGTTCGCTGGAGCCGGTCAACGACCCCGACGTACTCGCCGCGATCGCCGACGCCGACCGGCAGATCACCGCGCTGACCGTCGACGCCATCGAGTGGAAGCGGCGCAATCCGGCCGACGACCTGCTGACCGCGCTGATCGCCGCGGAGGACGGCGGCGACCGGCTGTCGGAGGAGGAGCTGGTCAGCCAGGTCGTGTTGCTCTACGTGGCCGGCCACGAGACGACCGTCAACCTGATCGCCAACGGCACGTTGGCCCTGCTGAACGATCCCGCGCAGTTCTCGCTGCTGGCATCGCGTCCCGACCTGGACGCCAACGCCGTCGACGAGCTGCTGCGTTTCGACCCGCCGGTGCAGATGTCGCGCCGCGTCACGCTTGAGCCGTACGAGGTCGGTGGTCATGTCATTCCCACCGGCTCGGCGGTCATCGTGAGCCTCGCCGCCGCGAACCGCGATCCCGCTGTTTTCGGTGACAACGCCGACAATGTCGACGTCGAACGCGCGAACGCTCGTCACCACGTCTCCTTCGGCGGCGGCATCCACCACTGTCTCGGCGCCGCGCTCGCGCGGCTCGAGGGTCGGATCGCGATCGGCCGTCTGGTGCGCCGTTTCCCCGACCTCCGGCTGGCCGGTGAGGTCAGCTGGAACGGCCGCATCAACCTCCGCGGCCCGGCGACCCTCCCGGTCGCCACCAGCTGA
- a CDS encoding DNA-methyltransferase: MDVTDAYAPPVFRAGEASLYAGDCLDWLRTREPRSIHAVVTDPPYGIVEYSETEQAKLRSGYGGVWRIPPTLNGSRRSPLPRFTTLDRTDRAAMYGFFHDWAAALRPVLVPGAHVLVAANPLLSYVVSAALEDAGLERRAEIVRLVMTMRGGDRPKNAHQEFSDVTVMPRSMWEPWLLYREPFSGTVAENLRRWGTGGLRRTGPDRPFGDVIPSSPTRPVERRIAPHPSLKPQAFLRAVVRAMLPLGRGVLLDPFAGSGSTLAAASAVGYRSVGIERDPEYLELAARAIPELAALPVPNS, translated from the coding sequence GTGGATGTCACCGATGCGTACGCGCCACCGGTCTTCCGCGCCGGTGAGGCGAGCCTTTACGCCGGTGACTGCCTGGACTGGTTGCGCACGCGCGAGCCGCGCAGCATTCACGCGGTGGTCACGGATCCGCCGTACGGCATCGTCGAATACAGCGAGACCGAGCAGGCGAAACTGCGCAGCGGTTATGGCGGTGTCTGGCGCATTCCACCGACGCTGAACGGCAGCCGGCGCTCTCCGTTGCCGCGCTTCACCACGCTGGACCGCACCGACCGAGCCGCGATGTATGGCTTCTTCCACGACTGGGCCGCTGCGCTGCGTCCGGTGCTGGTGCCAGGAGCACACGTGCTGGTGGCGGCCAATCCGCTGTTGTCGTATGTGGTCAGCGCGGCACTGGAGGACGCCGGTCTGGAGCGGCGCGCCGAGATCGTCCGGCTGGTGATGACGATGCGCGGCGGCGACCGGCCGAAAAACGCGCACCAGGAGTTTTCCGATGTCACCGTGATGCCGCGGTCGATGTGGGAGCCATGGCTGCTCTATCGCGAGCCGTTTTCCGGCACGGTCGCGGAAAACCTGCGCCGCTGGGGCACCGGCGGCCTGCGCCGCACCGGGCCGGACCGGCCGTTTGGCGACGTGATCCCCTCGTCGCCGACGCGGCCGGTCGAGCGGCGGATCGCACCGCATCCGAGCCTGAAACCGCAGGCGTTCCTGCGCGCGGTCGTACGCGCGATGCTGCCGCTCGGTCGCGGTGTGCTGCTCGACCCCTTCGCCGGCTCCGGATCGACGCTGGCCGCCGCGTCCGCGGTCGGCTATCGCAGCGTCGGCATCGAGCGCGACCCGGAATATCTGGAGCTGGCCGCTCGCGCCATCCCGGAGCTGGCCGCGCTGCCGGTGCCCAACAGCTGA
- a CDS encoding SDR family NAD(P)-dependent oxidoreductase has translation MDLGLSGSRAIVTGGTKGIGRAIVDTLAAEGASVAFCARTEADVADATKTLRAGGASVSGKVLDIADNAALRTWVAEVAAEFGGVDIVIANVSALAIGDTLETWEQTLRTDILGTVGLVSAAMPELEKSPAGSIVTIASVSGREVDFAAGSYGAGKAAIIHYTQGLAYQLAGRNIRANSVSPGNTYFDGGVWQNIEQNNPELFAQALALNPTGRMARPEEIARAAVFLASPAASFVTGTNLVVDGALTRGVQF, from the coding sequence GTGGACCTCGGGCTGAGTGGATCGCGCGCAATCGTCACCGGTGGCACGAAGGGCATCGGCAGAGCCATCGTCGACACGCTGGCCGCCGAAGGTGCGTCGGTCGCCTTCTGCGCGCGCACCGAGGCCGATGTCGCCGACGCGACCAAGACGCTGCGCGCCGGCGGAGCTTCGGTGAGCGGCAAGGTGCTGGACATCGCCGACAACGCGGCGCTGCGCACCTGGGTCGCCGAGGTCGCGGCGGAGTTCGGCGGCGTCGACATCGTGATCGCCAACGTGAGCGCACTGGCCATCGGCGACACGTTGGAGACCTGGGAACAGACGCTGCGTACGGACATTCTCGGCACGGTCGGCCTGGTGTCGGCGGCCATGCCGGAGCTGGAGAAGAGCCCGGCCGGGTCGATCGTCACCATCGCCAGCGTGTCCGGCCGCGAGGTCGACTTCGCCGCCGGATCGTACGGCGCCGGCAAGGCCGCGATCATCCACTACACGCAGGGCCTGGCCTATCAGCTGGCCGGCCGGAACATCCGCGCGAACAGCGTTTCGCCGGGCAACACCTATTTCGACGGCGGTGTCTGGCAGAACATCGAGCAGAACAACCCGGAGCTGTTCGCGCAGGCGCTCGCGCTGAACCCGACCGGCCGGATGGCCAGGCCGGAGGAGATCGCCAGGGCCGCGGTGTTCCTGGCCAGTCCGGCGGCGAGCTTCGTCACCGGCACGAACCTGGTGGTCGACGGCGCTCTGACACGCGGCGTGCAGTTCTAG
- a CDS encoding acetamidase/formamidase family protein, protein MRVDRVNGGASTDIIEFTPNADQYAYTFGGAKPVMDVSPGSVLRLWSEDAFNGRLQTVEDRPSEKLDMTAVNPQTGPFYVTGAEPGDTLALHIVDLTPARDWGVSSAIQNFGGMTSTPLNPTLQDPLPEQTWIYQADLERRVVRFSAVNSQFELDLPMSPMLGTVGVAPPAREVRTSLVPGSYGGNMDTPEMRAGATAYFGVNVEGALFSIGDGHYRQGEGEACGTAVEGAMNSTIIVELIKGGAPPTWPRVETDDALMVVGSARPLEDAWRIAQADMVDWISALYGLTPMDSYQLISQTSLAPLANVVDTNYSAVVKIEKRLLPPAQSYQGMHDHLRGRAEELRAAGLQPFRPGTPLDLTD, encoded by the coding sequence ATGCGGGTGGACCGAGTCAACGGCGGAGCGAGCACGGACATCATCGAGTTCACGCCAAACGCGGATCAGTACGCGTACACCTTCGGCGGCGCCAAGCCGGTGATGGACGTGTCGCCGGGCAGCGTGCTGAGACTCTGGAGCGAGGACGCGTTCAACGGACGCCTGCAGACCGTCGAGGACCGGCCGAGCGAAAAGCTCGACATGACCGCGGTCAACCCGCAGACGGGTCCGTTCTACGTCACCGGCGCCGAGCCGGGCGACACGCTCGCTCTGCACATCGTCGACCTGACGCCAGCGCGCGACTGGGGTGTGTCCAGCGCGATCCAGAACTTCGGCGGCATGACGAGTACGCCGCTCAACCCCACGCTGCAGGACCCGCTGCCGGAGCAGACCTGGATCTATCAGGCCGACCTGGAGCGGCGGGTGGTCCGGTTCAGCGCGGTCAACAGCCAGTTCGAACTCGACCTGCCGATGAGTCCGATGCTCGGCACGGTCGGGGTGGCACCGCCGGCTCGCGAGGTGCGCACGTCCCTGGTCCCCGGCTCGTACGGCGGCAACATGGACACTCCCGAGATGCGCGCTGGCGCGACCGCGTATTTCGGCGTGAACGTCGAAGGTGCGCTGTTTTCCATCGGTGACGGTCATTATCGGCAGGGCGAGGGCGAGGCCTGCGGCACCGCGGTCGAAGGCGCGATGAACAGCACGATCATCGTCGAGCTGATCAAAGGCGGCGCGCCGCCGACCTGGCCGCGGGTCGAGACCGACGACGCGCTGATGGTGGTCGGCTCGGCGCGGCCGCTGGAGGACGCCTGGCGGATCGCGCAGGCCGACATGGTCGACTGGATCAGCGCGCTCTACGGCCTCACGCCGATGGACAGCTATCAGCTGATCAGCCAGACCAGCCTGGCGCCGCTGGCCAACGTCGTCGACACCAACTACAGCGCTGTGGTGAAGATCGAGAAGCGGCTGCTGCCACCGGCACAGTCGTACCAGGGAATGCACGACCACCTGCGCGGCCGCGCCGAGGAGCTGCGAGCGGCCGGTCTGCAGCCCTTTCGACCAGGTACGCCTCTCGATCTGACGGATTAG
- a CDS encoding ArsR family transcriptional regulator encodes MVIRIVLRPRTVAHTRFVVSPLFELSTLLLTIAKARAGTPPHGTRIRRYVERAHRAMADRRLAVLDALATPPYLPDFLWPHPEDAEPDLAVALRQVAEASAQRVRAEMEIVVHGRPVANLAGHPLAAVLTDALANGEPAFARQVADELRQLWRAVLATEWNAVRRELEADVQRRAGVLARRGVAGLLGSLNSQISWHDDEVHVASPYEVTVTWGDALLLAPTATADRVGMLVDPVSEPSRRPPMLVYPIETEEKPAVEPAGDSLLGVTRNALLTDLAAARTTTELARRHHLTPSAVSYHLSILHRSGMVSRSRIGSGVYYQRTEHGEAVLSAIGSGTGK; translated from the coding sequence ATGGTGATCCGGATCGTCCTGCGGCCGCGGACCGTGGCGCACACCCGCTTCGTGGTGTCGCCGCTGTTCGAGCTGTCGACTCTGCTGTTGACGATCGCGAAGGCGCGCGCCGGCACACCACCGCATGGCACGCGGATCCGGCGATACGTCGAACGCGCTCATCGGGCCATGGCCGACCGCCGGCTCGCCGTGCTCGACGCGTTGGCGACACCGCCGTATCTGCCGGACTTTCTGTGGCCTCACCCCGAAGATGCCGAGCCCGATCTGGCTGTGGCGCTGCGCCAGGTCGCCGAGGCGTCGGCGCAGCGCGTACGCGCCGAGATGGAGATCGTCGTGCACGGCCGGCCGGTCGCCAACCTCGCCGGTCATCCGCTCGCGGCCGTACTCACCGACGCGTTGGCGAACGGAGAACCGGCGTTCGCCAGACAGGTGGCCGACGAGCTGCGGCAGTTGTGGCGGGCGGTGTTGGCGACCGAGTGGAACGCCGTTCGCCGCGAGCTGGAAGCGGACGTGCAACGGCGTGCCGGTGTGCTCGCGCGACGCGGCGTGGCCGGCCTGCTCGGCAGCCTCAACTCGCAGATCAGCTGGCATGACGACGAGGTGCACGTGGCCTCGCCGTACGAGGTGACGGTCACCTGGGGTGACGCACTGTTGCTGGCGCCGACCGCGACCGCCGACCGTGTCGGCATGCTCGTCGACCCGGTCAGCGAGCCGTCGCGGCGGCCGCCGATGCTCGTCTATCCCATCGAGACCGAGGAAAAACCGGCCGTCGAGCCGGCCGGCGACAGCCTGCTCGGGGTGACCCGCAACGCGCTGCTCACCGATCTCGCGGCGGCGCGTACGACCACCGAGCTGGCTCGCCGCCATCACCTCACACCGAGCGCGGTGTCCTATCACCTGTCGATCCTGCACCGATCCGGGATGGTGAGCCGGTCGCGGATCGGGTCTGGTGTCTACTACCAGCGCACCGAGCACGGCGAGGCCGTGTTGTCGGCTATTGGCTCAGGAACTGGTAAATAG
- a CDS encoding alpha/beta hydrolase, giving the protein MRTRWKISALVATALVATGGPVAAAPPAQGLTGQHPCPGMTGYTCSTLTVPLDHRSPRGRTLDLQVAAADNVKAPKGTLILLTGGPGQPGVSLLPRLAPKLQPILGDYRLVMFDQRGTGANALNCPRLQAEMGSTDLAMPTRKAVEDCAGIIGPDRRFYTTSDTVADLDQLRKALGANKVVLDGVSYGTYTAEHYAIAHPHNVAKLILDSVVPHDGDEPLWTTPMKATGRVLRAICQTRTCPSDPVADLAAVVRARTDGSDILNALTVWGIVDPTYAGAPEAIHQARTGNSSTLDGWIQGVKQATPPEELSQGLHASTLCGDLRWPWITAHAPLPVRQLTVNAAAARLPESAVYPYDRRTAATNGVLLTCLYWPESPVPQRNGRMPDVPTLLLGGDRDLSTPYEWLYAEAKTIAHPRIVIVPGAGHSVMSRATSPAGRDAIYQFLSQ; this is encoded by the coding sequence ATGCGTACGCGTTGGAAGATCTCCGCGTTGGTGGCGACCGCGCTGGTCGCCACCGGTGGACCGGTCGCGGCCGCGCCGCCGGCGCAGGGCCTGACCGGCCAGCATCCGTGTCCGGGCATGACCGGCTACACCTGCTCGACGCTGACGGTCCCGCTCGACCACCGGAGCCCGCGCGGCCGGACGCTCGACCTGCAGGTCGCGGCGGCCGACAACGTCAAGGCGCCGAAAGGCACGCTCATCCTGCTGACCGGCGGTCCCGGCCAGCCGGGCGTGTCGCTGTTGCCAAGGCTGGCACCGAAACTCCAGCCGATCCTCGGCGACTATCGGCTGGTGATGTTCGACCAGCGCGGCACCGGCGCCAATGCGCTCAACTGTCCGCGACTCCAGGCGGAAATGGGATCGACGGATCTCGCGATGCCGACGAGGAAAGCGGTCGAGGACTGCGCCGGCATCATCGGACCCGACCGTCGTTTCTACACCACCAGCGACACGGTCGCCGACCTCGACCAGCTGCGAAAAGCCTTGGGTGCCAACAAAGTGGTGCTCGACGGCGTCTCGTACGGCACCTACACGGCGGAGCACTATGCGATCGCGCATCCGCACAATGTCGCCAAGCTGATCCTCGACTCGGTGGTGCCGCACGACGGCGACGAGCCGCTGTGGACGACACCGATGAAGGCGACCGGTCGCGTGCTGCGCGCGATCTGCCAGACGCGCACGTGTCCGAGCGACCCGGTCGCGGACCTCGCCGCGGTGGTACGCGCACGGACCGACGGCTCCGACATCCTCAACGCGCTGACGGTCTGGGGCATCGTCGACCCGACCTACGCCGGTGCGCCGGAAGCCATCCACCAGGCCAGAACCGGCAACTCGTCCACATTGGACGGTTGGATCCAGGGGGTGAAGCAGGCTACGCCGCCGGAGGAGCTGAGCCAGGGACTCCATGCGAGCACGTTGTGTGGCGATCTGCGTTGGCCATGGATCACCGCACACGCGCCACTGCCCGTACGGCAGCTGACGGTCAATGCCGCGGCGGCGCGGCTGCCGGAGTCCGCGGTCTATCCGTACGACCGGCGGACGGCGGCCACCAACGGGGTCCTGCTCACCTGCCTCTACTGGCCGGAATCGCCGGTGCCGCAACGAAACGGTCGCATGCCGGACGTGCCGACGCTGCTGCTCGGCGGCGATCGCGACCTGTCCACACCGTACGAATGGCTTTACGCGGAAGCGAAAACCATCGCGCATCCGCGGATCGTGATCGTGCCGGGTGCCGGGCACTCGGTGATGTCACGCGCCACCAGCCCGGCCGGGCGCGACGCTATTTACCAGTTCCTGAGCCAATAG
- a CDS encoding YrdB family protein: MEAFVAKVNPGVRAVLEICAFVSLGLAGFALIQGVLGWLLAAVLPLAAIVAWAMFCSPKATMPLSLPGRIVVEAVIFGCAVAALAFIGQGWLALLFGVVALASGAYKHYTDR; encoded by the coding sequence GTGGAAGCGTTCGTAGCCAAGGTCAACCCCGGGGTTCGCGCTGTTCTGGAGATCTGCGCGTTCGTGTCGCTGGGGTTGGCTGGCTTCGCGCTGATCCAAGGCGTACTCGGCTGGTTACTGGCGGCGGTGCTGCCGCTGGCGGCCATCGTCGCGTGGGCCATGTTCTGCTCGCCGAAGGCCACCATGCCGCTGTCGCTGCCTGGCCGGATCGTCGTCGAGGCGGTGATCTTCGGCTGTGCGGTGGCCGCGCTGGCCTTCATCGGTCAGGGCTGGCTGGCGCTGCTCTTCGGTGTCGTCGCCCTGGCCAGCGGCGCGTACAAGCACTACACCGATCGCTAG